A genomic segment from Nicotiana tabacum cultivar K326 chromosome 7, ASM71507v2, whole genome shotgun sequence encodes:
- the LOC107802321 gene encoding uncharacterized protein LOC107802321 isoform X2: MAPDAADALAVREKVMKLLNAACSGNIALFKNLAKQLDDGKGLAGTVADVKDANKRGALIFAAREGQTAFCEFLVEELKLDVNTKDEEGETPVLHAARQGHTATVQYLIEQGADPATPSASGATALHHAAGMGHVEVVKFLLSKGVDVDSQSGAGTPLIWAAGLAQEDAVKVLLEHHANAGADVNVRAGEATPLLIAAHNGSAEIIKCLLQAGADPNAADEDGNKPIHVAATRGCRPAVEALFAVTPRIQSVPEWSVDGLIKFMQSEPILSETRINQERTEAGREPSKRETIIPKKDLPKVTPEAKKKAADAKARGDEAFKRKDYTTAVDAYTQAIDFDPTDGILFSNRSLCWIRLGQAEHALRDGKACRQLRPDWAKACFREGAALRLLQRFEDAANAFYEGVQIDPESMELATAFREAVEAGREFHGKNKKNSQSSRS; this comes from the exons ATGGCTCCTGATGCTGCTGATGCGCTTGCAG TTAGAGAAAAGGTTATGAAGTTGCTGAATGCTGCTTGTTCAGGGAACATTGCGCTTTTCAAGA ATTTGGCAAAGCAACTGGATGATGGGAAAGGGTTGGCCGGGACGGTGGCGGATGTGAAGGATGCTAACAAAAGAGGGGCATTAATTTTTGCTGCTAGAGAAGGCCAGACTGCGTTCTGCGAGTTCTTGGTGGAAGAGTTGAAGCTTGATGTCAATACAAAAGATGAAGAAG GTGAGACTCCTGTTCTTCATGCTGCTCGTCAAGGACACACTGCTACTGTCCAGTACCTCATAGAACAAGGTGCTGATCCTGCAACACCTAGCGCTTCGGGGGCAACAGCTTTGCATCATGCTGCAGGAATGG GACATGTTGAAGTGGTTAAATTCTTACTCTCAAAGGGCGTAGATGTTGATTCACAAAGTGGTGCTGGAACACCACTTATATGGGCTGCAGGTCTTGCCCAGGAAGACGCTGTTAAGGTTTTGCTGGAACATCATGCTAAT GCAGGAGCTGATGTCAATGTTAGGGCTGGTGAAGCAACCCCTTTGCTCATTGCTGCTCATAATGGTAGTGCAGAAATTATTAAGTGCTTACTACAAGCTGGAGCTGATCCTAATGCTGCTGATGAg GATGGTAACAAGCCAATACATGTTGCAGCTACAAGGGGCTGTCGGCCAGCTGTTGAAGCTTTGTTCGCAGTCACACCGCGGATTCAGAGCGTTCCAGAATGGAGTGTGGATGGACTCATTAAGTTTATGCAATCTGAGCCTATCCTATCTGAAACTAGGATAAACCAG GAAAGAACAGAAGCTGGGAGGGAACCAAGCAAGAGAGAAACTATTATTCCAAAGAAAGATTTACCCAAG GTGACTCCTGAAGCAAAGAAGAAAGCTGCAGATGCGAAGGCGAGGGGAGATGAGGCATTTAAGAGGAAGGATTACACTACGGCTGTGGATGCTTATACACAG GCAATCGATTTTGATCCAACTGATGGCATTCTGTTTTCAAATAGAAGTCTTTGTTGGATCCGCTTGGGGCAAGCTGAACATGCTTTACGTGATGGCAAGGCCTGCAGACAACTTAGACCAGATTGGGCAAAAGCTTGTTTTCGGGAAGGCGCAGCTCTACGGCTATTGCAG AGATTTGAAGACGCAGCCAATGCTTTCTATGAGGGCGTACAGATCGACCCTGAAAGTATGGAGCTCGCAACTGCTTTCAG GGAAGCTGTTGAGGCTGGTAGAGAATTTCATGGCAAGAATAAGAAAAATTCTCAGTCATCCAGGAGTTAG
- the LOC107802321 gene encoding uncharacterized protein LOC107802321 isoform X1: MAPDAADALAVREKVMKLLNAACSGNIALFKNLAKQLDDGKGLAGTVADVKDANKRGALIFAAREGQTAFCEFLVEELKLDVNTKDEEGETPVLHAARQGHTATVQYLIEQGADPATPSASGATALHHAAGMGHVEVVKFLLSKGVDVDSQSGAGTPLIWAAGLAQEDAVKVLLEHHANVSASLPEGFSVRLVSAVAANSLPCVELLVKAGADVNVRAGEATPLLIAAHNGSAEIIKCLLQAGADPNAADEDGNKPIHVAATRGCRPAVEALFAVTPRIQSVPEWSVDGLIKFMQSEPILSETRINQERTEAGREPSKRETIIPKKDLPKVTPEAKKKAADAKARGDEAFKRKDYTTAVDAYTQAIDFDPTDGILFSNRSLCWIRLGQAEHALRDGKACRQLRPDWAKACFREGAALRLLQRFEDAANAFYEGVQIDPESMELATAFREAVEAGREFHGKNKKNSQSSRS; the protein is encoded by the exons ATGGCTCCTGATGCTGCTGATGCGCTTGCAG TTAGAGAAAAGGTTATGAAGTTGCTGAATGCTGCTTGTTCAGGGAACATTGCGCTTTTCAAGA ATTTGGCAAAGCAACTGGATGATGGGAAAGGGTTGGCCGGGACGGTGGCGGATGTGAAGGATGCTAACAAAAGAGGGGCATTAATTTTTGCTGCTAGAGAAGGCCAGACTGCGTTCTGCGAGTTCTTGGTGGAAGAGTTGAAGCTTGATGTCAATACAAAAGATGAAGAAG GTGAGACTCCTGTTCTTCATGCTGCTCGTCAAGGACACACTGCTACTGTCCAGTACCTCATAGAACAAGGTGCTGATCCTGCAACACCTAGCGCTTCGGGGGCAACAGCTTTGCATCATGCTGCAGGAATGG GACATGTTGAAGTGGTTAAATTCTTACTCTCAAAGGGCGTAGATGTTGATTCACAAAGTGGTGCTGGAACACCACTTATATGGGCTGCAGGTCTTGCCCAGGAAGACGCTGTTAAGGTTTTGCTGGAACATCATGCTAATGTGAGTGCTTCACTACCT GAAGGATTTTCTGTTCGTCTGGTATCAGCTGTAGCAGCCAATTCATTGCCTTGCGTGGAACTGTTAGTAAAG GCAGGAGCTGATGTCAATGTTAGGGCTGGTGAAGCAACCCCTTTGCTCATTGCTGCTCATAATGGTAGTGCAGAAATTATTAAGTGCTTACTACAAGCTGGAGCTGATCCTAATGCTGCTGATGAg GATGGTAACAAGCCAATACATGTTGCAGCTACAAGGGGCTGTCGGCCAGCTGTTGAAGCTTTGTTCGCAGTCACACCGCGGATTCAGAGCGTTCCAGAATGGAGTGTGGATGGACTCATTAAGTTTATGCAATCTGAGCCTATCCTATCTGAAACTAGGATAAACCAG GAAAGAACAGAAGCTGGGAGGGAACCAAGCAAGAGAGAAACTATTATTCCAAAGAAAGATTTACCCAAG GTGACTCCTGAAGCAAAGAAGAAAGCTGCAGATGCGAAGGCGAGGGGAGATGAGGCATTTAAGAGGAAGGATTACACTACGGCTGTGGATGCTTATACACAG GCAATCGATTTTGATCCAACTGATGGCATTCTGTTTTCAAATAGAAGTCTTTGTTGGATCCGCTTGGGGCAAGCTGAACATGCTTTACGTGATGGCAAGGCCTGCAGACAACTTAGACCAGATTGGGCAAAAGCTTGTTTTCGGGAAGGCGCAGCTCTACGGCTATTGCAG AGATTTGAAGACGCAGCCAATGCTTTCTATGAGGGCGTACAGATCGACCCTGAAAGTATGGAGCTCGCAACTGCTTTCAG GGAAGCTGTTGAGGCTGGTAGAGAATTTCATGGCAAGAATAAGAAAAATTCTCAGTCATCCAGGAGTTAG